CAAGAAATTTTTGACGTTTAAAAAGTTTTTATAGCATTAGCCTATAACCTTAAAAGTGAAACTTTGAGTTTCAATACAGATGCATTCAGTGGAGgtaatgctaacagtcattgtcacTCTACAGATCAGGTTATATGAGTATTTTAATTAAAAGTACCTTACCGCGAAGCTACATTTCATGTGTTACATTAAATATTTCACATGATGTACTAAACATGTCTCGCTGTACTTCATTCAGTAGTTGGTGACCTAATTAAGCAGCTACTTAAAATATAACAACATTTGCGTCTTCGTGCTTCCAAGAGTAATGGGACTGCTGCTTACTGAAAGCGGAGGGAAACGACTGCTGTTGTGCTCCTAGGTTGATTGTGAAATACTCATCAGTGCTCATGAATGTTTGAGGCTCTCGTTAATGGGGGAGTGTAATCAGTTTCGGATTAAATCACTTCACTATTCAGTGCATGATCTTTAGATGAAAGAGTCCGTAGGGTGTTTATGTAAACACACATAAAGTACTTTTTTTAGTGAAATTTTTAGTGAAACCAGGAAGAGCCGCCgattttaaagtaatttattaaattaaaactttttaatttGAGAAACGAAATGTTAATGCTTCGACAGTGCTTTTCTTTCGTTACACAAATAAAGCACGATAACTAGTTCTGGTTGCGTCCTACTACCATCTTCACATGGTCCAAATCATTAAAAGCGGTGAATATGCAGTATAAGTATCGTCATTGGCTGTAGTCACGGAGTTACATGTATTCGTATTGTGCGCCAACAACGCTATGATGTTATGTAGTTACAAACTTCATCGAGAGCGAGCCAGGTCGTAAACCAGAATCTCGCAAGATGACAGTGACAGAGAAATGACCAGCTGCATTAGTAAAAATTCCATCAAATTCCCACTATTTACAATTGTACAGCAGGTATTGTAGTGAGAGTAGTATATGCCAAGGTTACAATTGTCGGCTATTCCATAGCCTGGCTTACCTAGAAGTGACCCAACTAAACGTCTCGACGTGGGTGTCCTGGCATTTGAATTTTATTCTCAAACTTGTGAAAATATTATGAAGATCACTATTttatacctttttataacacctgcTGTACAATTGCAAATAATGGATTACTGATGCAGTTTTTACTAATGCAACTGGCTTTTCACATTCGCCATTGCCGTCATCTTGCAAGATTATGGTTTGCAAACTGACTCACTATAAGTTTGTAACTACATAATGTGATAGTTTTGTTGGTCCATAATACAAATGTATGTAGCTGCACGTTTACAGCAAACGATGATAGTTTTTACTGTATATTCAACGCATTTTTGCCATTTGAGCGATTTGAAGATGGTTGTAGAAATCAACCGAAACTGGTTACCGTGTTGAGTTGTATAAGGAAGGGAAACATGTCTGGTTCAGGCTTAAAagcattttttttcaaattaaaaaaaaaaaatatttcagctgTTCCACGCCTCCTTTCACGATACATGGATGCAAAGTATTTGCTTGCTGAAACGCTGAACAAGACCTTTAATAACACTGCACTGGAAACATATTTGCTCATACTACTATCAAAAACATGATTATGTTAAAGACTGGCGATCAGTTAACAGCATGGATGTCAACATACTCGTAATATACGTGATATAAATGAGAAATAGCTGTATTCGGCAGAAAATTCTAGTTTTTCGAGAAGATTAGCAAGCATATAGTAAGAATCTATTGAGTTCATTGTTATCAATATAGTAATAGTTGTACGGTGAAGAATGACTCAGCGATAAAAGTGTGTGTTTTCTCTCTAATgagggaaaaaattaatttcacccAAACAACTCAAAGGTTATTTTTCGTATAAATTACAAGATTAGAGCGCTCATTTTACTTTGAGATATCTTTATAGTAGCGCCTTCGAAAATTTCGGTGCAGCACTCATCTCACATTCGAAACAGAATTCACGGGAGTGGAGAATGTCTAATTCAAATGCATTCTAGACCAAAGACACAGAAAAAATTGCAGTGGAGTGATGGACTGTGTGGCTTGCTATCTGTTGAAATATTTTGAATTCGgttgtaattaaaataaaagctGTTATTATTTAGATTTTAGTTCTAATCAGCTGTGGCGGTGTTCGCATTGGAGCAATAAGTCTGACAAACATAGCGTAGGGAGCATACGCGATCGAGAGGTGGGCCGTTTCAATCGTCTTCATTGAAAAAGAGGTTAAGTTCCTAGTGACTGAAATATCGTCGCAGTGACGAAATTTTATTTAGGTATTTTCCGGTGCCTAGTCTCTTTTACACATCCCGTGAAGCCTGTGGTAATTCTAAGCGCATTGAGATAAAACCCTATCTCTATACGTTTTGTGTATCTGGGTGTCTTCCAGcatctgatggttggttggttggtttgtgggattgaagggaccagactgctagggccatctgtccctttttccaaaaacttaaaacacccacaaagaataaaaacgaacaatggaggtgacaagagacgacacaggacaagaaagactcagacagagaccagacgaaaggaaataaaatcacacagagtgtggcaGTGGTTGACCGACgacagagacaaaaaaggaaaagccagccacctagaaacacactaaaaaacccagtctaaaatcgtaggccaaaggccagactcagcaCAAAAAATacgacaaacacttagatcaaatgataaaagccccctgtccgaatgaaacgcaaaactaagcctgccatgacagtgtcatctgttaaaagggcagggaatgtatcaggcagcgcaaacgtctgcttgaacacagttaaaagtggacaggccaacaaaatgtggaccaccgtcaaagacGACCCGCAGCGAcgtagaggcgggtcctcacggcgcagTAAATAGCTCTGcgtcatccaggtgtggccaatgcggaaccGACAAAGgaaaactgattccctgcgagtggctcgcatggatcatccgccacacattcgtcgtctccttGAGAGCACGGAGTTTGTTTAGTGTGGTCAGGTTGCTCCATTCAGTGTCACAAagcgcgaaaactttgcggcggaagactgctcgcaaatcggtctccgggaggccaatgtccagagaaggTTTACTGGTggccaacatgttcattgcccggtatcccaacatggcctggggtccaaatgaaggtcactgagcGTCCACTGCTGTAGAGGCcataaagagactcctggattAACAATACCAAAGGATGCCTAGGGAAGCACTGGTCCAGCATCTGATAAATCCAAGAGGGTACATGCGTGCTTAACTTAGCTTGCAAGATAATCGAATGAACACAAAGCTGGGGCTATAGGTAGCCGGTATCGTTTAATACCCCTTCCACACCCACACAGAAAAGACCGAGATTTGTACCAGAAATTGTTCGTTTTGCGCCAGTAGCTAACGGAAGCCAATATTTCATGTAGGGGATGAGATAAAGAAAGGGCAAAAGTGAATGAACGTGCTGATTTAAAATGGTTATACTGCTGCCGTGCCATTTTGCTGTAGTGTGCTACAATTTTCAACAGCTACATTTGTGGTTATGTAGGTGGccactacataaaataaaaataaacgaattAGGTTTCTGTAGTTACCACACATTTGGTGAGTGAAATATGAAGacgcctttttttaaaaataaaataaaaaagaggatTCGGTTTCAGTTCTACTGGTCAATTTTAGCATTTCAGTTTCTCCATATTTCTGCTTGTAATGTGGAACGACATTTCACTCAATAAGATGTTAAAACGAAACAAACCCTTCTTCTATTTTTCTGGTACCCTAGACCAGTTAGAGATTTTGTTATGCCTCTATTCTCATGGCATGACATATGGGCTCCAGATGAAATGTTCCCGCTACCTTGGGAAGCATTCCAATTACTATCGATGTTAAAGATTGCATCGAATAGTAATATCGGCACTTACCGAATTAAGCACACGGTTCTCTGTTACTGGTTAGGGAATACTTAATTTGCTTTGGATGTAGGTTTCTTCGCTAGGAAAGAGAGTCCTTGGTCTTACTGCAGCTGGTCTTCCTATATGTGTATGTTGCAATAATAAACTGCAGAATTATTGAGTCATCGATGATTATTCacgaaaaatacaaaactttttcatTGTCCAATCGTTCCATCCACACCTGCCACGTGCATTCAACTGCCGTTCCAACTTCCTTCCAAAACACATCTCCCCCAAAGAACAAACAATTTACAAAACACTAACATCTTTGGAAATGGAAGATTAATGATTTAACCACTAAAATTAACATAAGTAATTCCACTAAAATTGATATCAATAATTCTGTCACACTAGAAAAAGCATAATTAAGATTTGATTAACAATTGGCATTAAACGGAAAGTACATACTAAGATCTGCATATAGTAAAATGTGTAATTAAGATCTGCACATAATTTTCATAAAACCGAAAGTAGACACTAAGATCTGCATATAGTAATGGGAAGAATAGAAATGGGAAGGTAGTTCCATTTCACAGAGACCACCGGGAGGACCAAAATGGTTTGTTAACCCAATTAATGTGTCACATTATTCGGCACATACATCATCCGTCATTGCGGATCTTTGCTGAGGAAACTAGAGAAGCTGCGATCATCGAGTGACATCGAGTGACAGCCGTGTCGTGTCGCCTCTTGCAGGTGGTCGTGCTGGTGGCGTGTGTGGCGGTAGTGTCCTGCCAGCAGGAGCTGCAGCGCGAGAAGCGTGGGTACCTCGGCCTGGGGGCCGGACTGCTGgccgcccccgccgtcgccgcCCCCGCTGTGGTCGCCGCCCCCGCAGTCGCCGCCGTCGCTGCCCCCGCAGTTGTCGCCGGACCCGCCATCGGCTACGGATATGGCTACCTCGGCGGTGTCCACGGAAGGCTGGTCCACGGCTGATGCGCCTTCCTCTCTAAACAGCTTGTATTGTGTTTCTTCGTTGCTGTGGCCTCATTAAAGCTCCTTTTTGTAATATAACATACTGAGTTTCTTTGTCATTTTCTCTCTTAAAACACCATTGTAGCATGTCATAATATCGTGCTTTCCTATGACTAAGGGCTACAATAATGGAGTGCTCTTCTCGAGTAAACCAGAAGCTAACATGTACATGTCAAGTCCTCCTATGCTGTTAACCGTCGATAAAACGCCGCAGTTTGAAGTGCAGTGTAACTGCAGCTATAGCTCATAAGATGAATCTATACTGGAGATACTTATTTAAACTGAAGGTAAATAGTCCAATTTGGAGAGAGTCTTATTGCGACTGTGCAACAGAAAAGTCAGAACACTTCCTTGTCAAACTGTGTTACCCTTCCTTACTGCTTGAATATATTAAAAAACTTCGATTGCGAAAAAATCACCAAGTGTGATGCTGTAGAAACTGAACTGGTCACACTTGAGAATATTGATATAAGTAACGGCTGCAGGCCTCAGTTGGTAAGACAgatgtataaaaagaaaataaataaaaataatattacgtctTCCACGCTAGGGGATGCGTTAGAAGACAAACAAGTGGCAACGATATCTATCCATTACATAGGCAATACAAGTTACAAATTGGGGCGTTTACTCAGAGTCCATAATTTCAGAGTCGCctattctactaataatagtttaTATAGGAATTTAATTTACTCTTTGCAGAGTAAGAGCGTTAAATTACATGCGGGGATTGTCAATAATTTTACATCGGGCAAACTGGGCGAGCTCTGGGTATCAGGTATAAAGAGCATACtcctactagaagcggtgacggtactaagggttctacttatgcggaacaccttgtgcagacggctcatgcgccgagccctccagttaatagcgagttacttcatgccgaggttaagggcttgAAACTGGATGtcttggaagaaatgcagatctttaagcatctgcaacatgctaaagacaatatccttaacgaccaactcctactaagaaatagaatgttttttgaaggtttcgcgcctttactttgttcttcatacttgtaaatctgatgatctggggattatcacatgcgcgcgctgattgTCGAgagcggttggtcaagctgttcatcttctttctttttatcctcattttccttttacgatgaaggcgattttagcccgttgaactcCTCACGTTTAacccctatatctttattaccacgacgtctttcgATTACGtggcctcagcccccccccccccccccaaggctaactactggctttcggtatagtttttaagagttcctcctgttgtcataggtagcttcatatataagtttctttactagcaaaAGCAactgtgtgcggttatttttaggtttcatctcctatttagctcgactcttgttctatccattccaTTTTTTTTATATACGTTGATCCGCGGTTGGGAATATATGGACTATTTAGCCCCGacacatgtataaactttctcgtattcgtatgcgcatgcgcattcaagtaacttcccttgtcttgcgcatgcgcatagatagcgggtcaggcttgtacgtgagcgaccatttgtagctgcagtttatgacgggtcatggcccatcgaacataggccgctctgaggtggagcgtacaccattaagtagtggttttgactttttacatatgtactgtttgtgttttccttttctttttcgtttataaatgtatagctatggtgttcttttaactattgacaaaggtcttcttaggcacttgtaggTTTTATTGTTGGTCTGaataaggtgtagttatctacgccgaaacctcggttaacacttaacactaggtgcttttttcgcaatcgaggcgggttcttagttttttaatatattaaccgacgattgctgacgcgctgcgatgttgaaggttcttaacttCTTTACTGCTCTTATATCGACAATGGAGGGTCTTAGACTCTGGTGTATATTACTGGGAGTGAAAACACTATGCGAAAAATGTGGTATAAAATAGGGCCGAAATCTAGAATATGTCTTTAGATGAGGTACCTGAGGGTGACAGCCCTCGTTCTGAATCAGAAAATGTGCTCTCTGCTGATTTAGCGATTTTTTATGTCGTAAGAACATTAACATTAGGAGCCTCTCTGTCCAAAAGTACATAATGTATTTTAGATTCAGAAACTGGCGTTAAGTGTTTCATACAAGAAGGAGCCAATGTTCCCGCTAATAACATggtcaataacctattatatataCTCTGGTTCGAAGTATACGAACATTCAGTTTGTGTGAAATAGCCCAGACGTGAATCATAAAATCACATTTAATCACATCTTCGTAATCACGCCAGAACACAAATGGGAAGCGCAAAAGTATTACAGAAAGCAGCACCATAAATTCTACCAAATTATAAGACTCGTTGAACTCATGTGCAACTTCCAGTCAATCACAAACTCAAAGTAAATCACATAATCACACAGAAATACGATTAAACACCAATATTATTCAGGAACAATTATACCTTGAAgacagaaaggaaagcagaaaagtTCGCAGTATCCAAGTGTTCAGCGACCAGCCGTAAATACTGCACTGATCGGGTAGAGATCTAACATATCTCTGTGATGTAATGGATACAAATCTGCTAGTCGTATCGTCCTGTAAAATACTCTCACTTAATGAGAACGTGGGTCCACTGTGGTTAAGAAAAAAGTGTTAGGTCACATGGATTGAGCACCCAGAAAAAGTGAATGATTGACGTGACCAAAGCACGCAACTAAGGCGTCAGTCGGAGTCATTACGCTATCGATACAGCCTCTTCTGATGGTGGCaatggtaaaatacagagagcgaaaggctatttacaaagtgtacagaaacgagatggcagctataaaagtctaggggcatgtaacggaagcagtggttgggaagccaGTCATACAGGTTTGttccctctccctgatgttattcaatctgtatattgagcaagcagtaaaggaaacaaaagaaaaattcttagtaggaattaaaatctgtagagaagaaataaaaactttgaggttcgtcgatgacactgtaattctgtcacagacagcgaagtacctggaagagcagctgaacgtaatggagagtgtcttgaaaggaagttataagatgaacatcaacaaaagcaaaacgaggataatggaatgtagtcgaattaagtcgggtgattctgagggaattagattaggaaatgagacacttaaagtaataaaggagtttttccattcggggaacaaaataactgatgatgtctaagtagagaggatatagaaagtagactggcaatggaaaggaaagcgtttctgaagaagagaaatttgttaacatcaagtatagatttgagtgtcaggaagtcgtttctgaaagtatttgtatggagtatagccatgtatggaagtggaacgtggacgataaatagtttatacaagaatagaatagaagctctcgaaatgtggtgctacagaagaacgctgaagattagatgggtagatcacataactaatgaggaggtattgaacaaaattggagagaagaaaaatctgtggcacaacttgattagaagaagggataggttggtagggcatattctgaggcatcaaacgatcacaaatttagtattggtgggcagcgtggagggtaaaaatcgtagagggagaccaagacatgaatacactaaacagattcagaaggatgtaggttgcagtgggtactgggagatgaagaagcttgcacaggatagagtagcatggagagctgcatcaaaccggtctctggattgaagaccacaaacacaacacacagcCTCTAGCGAATTATACAAGCAAATTGTTTTCTCTACAATTATATCTTGGTCTGCAGTTGGGTGTGCgcttatctgaaacttcctggccgattaacacTGTGTCCCAGACCAAGACATGAACCTGGAAACTTCGCCTTAGCTGCCCAAGCAGGACCAACGGCCCCTCACAGACCCACTGCTGCCAGTACATTCTCGTCTGCTCAAACACGAATACAGGTGAACAATTTTAACTCTGTGGGTGAACTGTGTGACATATATACTCTGATAGGCCACATGTTACGACCACCTGTCTAACAGTTCGCTGGCCAACGTTCAcaacacaatacagcagcgatcCTGCGTCGAACTGATGCGGTAAATGGTTGGCAGGTCCGCGGAGGAAATGTAACACCAGCCAGCTACGCACACCTCACGTAATTCACGTAGACTACGGACCACTGATTCGTGTGGACCAGCTCCACGCGCTCTTCTATTTTAACCGTGAATTTGGTGATGAGAACAACTTGTGTTTACCATCATGACCCTAAAGCCTGTTTAGCATGGTTCTGCCTTGTGAGACAAAGTTATCCCGCTGCAAGAAACCATCGAGGTATGGGATGCAGGTGGTCGTGATGCCTTGGTTACAACCAGAGGCCCCGTTGTAGCCCATTTGAATGGCCCCCATagcaaggtaaaggcaccagagagccatttatgacgttgcgattgataataggagcaagactaaagaaaaatcaagcacattcatagggtttgtcgacctgaaaaGAGTATTCGTCAATGTAAAATAGCACAAGATGCTCGACgttctgaggaaagtaggggtaaCCAACAGGGAGAGACATAATACGaggctcactccaaaagaaatgcacacattattttttaatccgtcttttattctacatgttttaaagttttacagtgtgtagataaatcctttagggacacaatttttatttctccacataatttacatccctctcaactaccttaccccaccttggaaccagcgccagtatacccgcacggtaaaattctggaccaacctgttgagcCACTGTTTGTCAGcgggcacaagggagtcatcaacttcaaaccttgttccactaagagagtctttcagtttcccaaagagatgatagtcacatggagccaggtcaggactgtaaggcgggtgtttcagtgttgtccatccgagttttgtgatcgcttccatggttttttgactgacatgtagccgttcattgtcgtgcaacagcaaaacatcctgctttaggcgatgtgatcgaacacgactcagtcgagcttgaagtttgttCACTGtcgtgacatatgcatcagaatttatggtggttccacttggcatgatgtccacaagcaagagtccttcggaatcgaaaaacattgtagccataacttttccagcagatgctgtggttttgaatttttttcctcgggtgaatttgcattatgccactccattgattgccttttcgtctctggtgacaaatgatggagccatgtttcatcacctgtcacaattcttccaagaaattcatctccaccattctcgtactcttccaaaagtttgctgcataccgtttttcttgtttctgtgtgagccactttcaacatcctgggaacccacctggcacaaaccttttttaacgtcaacactttcggtattctacaaacacttccttcccctataccaacgtagcgtgacaattcgttctgtgtgatgtgtctgtcagcagtcaccaattcgttaattctctgcacattgtctggagtgtatgcagtacgaggcctgccgctgcgaggacaatcctcaatattgccgtggccgctttcatcacgtaacctgcttgcccacagactaactgtactgcgatcgacagcagcatctccatataccttttacaacctcttgtggatgtttcccactgtctcgttttcacagcacagtaattctatgacagcacgttgcttctgactaaCGTCAAGT
This portion of the Schistocerca nitens isolate TAMUIC-IGC-003100 chromosome 7, iqSchNite1.1, whole genome shotgun sequence genome encodes:
- the LOC126195102 gene encoding cuticle protein 64-like, whose protein sequence is MKFLVVVLVACVAVVSCQQELQREKRGYLGLGAGLLAAPAVAAPAVVAAPAVAAVAAPAVVAGPAIGYGYGYLGGVHGRLVHG